One segment of Pseudomonas asgharzadehiana DNA contains the following:
- a CDS encoding PA2817 family protein, with protein MSNVVADHLVLLDHLRSILVAVGEAEQVPEESHTLFLERFDELRALLPIDPIESQYLGQDLMSQVILRYPQIAHLVPRDLLWFFGGDCLHFMPDEELDLYQALEERRYEAEQNDEPFDWNQEKQLMAMPQDQSKH; from the coding sequence GTGTCCAACGTCGTTGCCGATCATCTCGTCTTGCTCGACCACCTGCGCAGCATCCTGGTTGCCGTCGGCGAAGCCGAACAGGTGCCCGAGGAAAGCCACACCCTGTTCCTGGAGCGCTTTGACGAATTGCGCGCTCTGCTGCCCATCGACCCGATCGAGAGCCAGTACCTGGGCCAAGACCTGATGAGCCAGGTCATCCTGCGCTACCCGCAAATTGCCCACCTGGTGCCGCGCGACCTGCTGTGGTTCTTTGGCGGCGATTGCCTGCACTTTATGCCCGACGAAGAACTGGACCTGTACCAGGCCCTGGAAGAGCGTCGCTATGAAGCCGAACAGAACGACGAACCGTTCGATTGGAACCAGGAAAAGCAGTTGATGGCGATGCCCCAGGATCAGAGCAAGCACTGA
- a CDS encoding acyl-CoA dehydrogenase, with protein sequence MLLLWILVLVVGVAYLAHRRTAPLPALGVVAVYLLAMGAWSHAPGWLLLIFWVLIAIVAAPLLLPDLRRQYFTKPLFSWFQKVLPPMSETERDAIDAGTVWWDGELFSGRPDWDKLLAYPKARLTEEEQAFIDGPTEELCAMVSDWEIGQAMDLPPAAWEHIKTHGFFALIIPKEYGGKGFSAYAHSQVAMKLATRSGDLASTVMVPNSLGPAELLLHYGTDEQRNHYLPRLARGDDIPCFALTGPLAGSDAGAMPDTGVICKGEWEGQETLGLRLNWEKRYITLGPVATLLGLAFKAYDPDHLLGEEEDLGISLALIPTDTPGVEIGRRHLPLGAAFMNGPNSGKDVFIPLDYLIGGQEMLGKGWMMLMNCLSVGRSISLPAVGTGAAKFTSLVTGQYAQVREQFNVPLSAFEGIQEALARIGGNAWLMDSARMLTANAVDLGEKPSVLSAILKYHLTERGRECISHAMDVHGGKGIIMGPNNYLGRSWQGAPIFITVEGANILSRNLMIFGQGAIRCHPFVLKEMALAGREDHDQALKEFDGLLMQHIGFAVGNAASTLVLNLGVGHFEKAPGNRLSQGYFRALNRQAAAFALLADLSMMLLGGELKRRERLSARLGDVLSHMYLASAALKRYYDLDSPDHLEPLFAWAMEESLGESERALDELLSNFPNKVLGCLLRVIVFPFGRRHTGPSDALDAQVAAVIGRAKGDPTLEELLAGCYRPQSADDPVGALQQAYDLLGASHPLQKKLHTALKSGQVKPAAGEHAIDAALHAGVLQPAEAQALRDAEAARRKVIDVDDFSKEELSQAEGKTR encoded by the coding sequence ATGCTGTTGTTGTGGATACTGGTTCTGGTGGTCGGCGTTGCTTACCTGGCGCACCGCCGCACGGCGCCCCTGCCCGCCTTGGGCGTGGTTGCCGTTTACTTGTTGGCGATGGGGGCCTGGAGCCATGCACCGGGTTGGCTGCTGCTGATCTTCTGGGTGTTGATCGCCATCGTCGCCGCGCCCTTGTTGCTGCCCGACCTGCGCCGCCAATACTTCACCAAACCACTGTTCAGTTGGTTTCAGAAAGTCCTGCCGCCGATGTCCGAAACCGAGCGCGACGCCATCGACGCCGGCACCGTGTGGTGGGACGGCGAGCTGTTCAGCGGTCGCCCCGACTGGGACAAATTGCTGGCCTACCCCAAGGCCCGATTGACCGAAGAAGAACAGGCCTTCATCGACGGCCCCACCGAAGAACTCTGCGCCATGGTCAGCGACTGGGAAATCGGCCAGGCCATGGACCTGCCGCCCGCCGCCTGGGAGCACATCAAGACCCACGGTTTCTTTGCCCTGATCATCCCCAAGGAATACGGCGGCAAGGGCTTCTCCGCCTACGCCCACTCCCAGGTCGCGATGAAGCTGGCCACACGCAGCGGCGACCTGGCGTCCACTGTGATGGTGCCCAACTCCCTCGGCCCGGCCGAACTGTTGCTGCATTACGGCACCGATGAGCAACGCAACCACTACCTGCCGCGCCTTGCGCGTGGCGACGACATCCCGTGTTTCGCCCTCACCGGCCCGCTGGCGGGCTCCGACGCAGGCGCCATGCCCGACACCGGCGTGATCTGCAAAGGTGAATGGGAAGGCCAGGAAACCCTGGGCCTGCGCCTGAACTGGGAAAAACGCTACATCACCCTCGGCCCGGTCGCGACCTTGCTCGGGCTCGCCTTCAAGGCCTATGACCCGGACCACCTGCTGGGTGAAGAAGAAGACCTGGGCATCAGCCTCGCGTTGATTCCTACCGATACCCCTGGCGTGGAAATCGGCCGTCGCCACCTGCCGCTCGGCGCCGCCTTCATGAACGGCCCCAACTCCGGCAAGGATGTGTTCATCCCCCTGGACTACCTCATCGGCGGCCAGGAAATGCTCGGCAAGGGCTGGATGATGCTGATGAATTGCCTGTCGGTAGGCCGTTCAATTTCCCTGCCGGCGGTCGGCACCGGCGCGGCCAAGTTCACCAGCCTGGTGACCGGCCAATATGCTCAGGTGCGCGAGCAGTTCAATGTGCCGCTGTCGGCTTTCGAAGGAATCCAGGAAGCCCTGGCGCGTATCGGCGGTAACGCCTGGCTGATGGACAGCGCCCGCATGCTCACCGCCAACGCCGTCGACCTGGGCGAGAAACCCTCAGTGCTGTCGGCGATCCTCAAATACCACCTCACCGAGCGCGGCCGCGAGTGCATCAGCCACGCCATGGACGTGCACGGCGGCAAGGGCATCATCATGGGCCCGAACAACTACCTGGGCCGCAGCTGGCAAGGCGCGCCCATTTTCATCACGGTGGAAGGCGCGAATATCCTCTCGCGCAACCTGATGATCTTCGGCCAGGGCGCCATCCGCTGCCATCCGTTCGTGCTCAAGGAAATGGCCCTGGCCGGTCGTGAAGACCACGACCAGGCGCTGAAAGAGTTCGATGGCCTGCTGATGCAGCATATTGGTTTTGCCGTGGGCAACGCTGCCAGCACCCTGGTACTGAATCTCGGCGTTGGGCATTTCGAGAAAGCCCCCGGCAACCGCTTGAGCCAAGGCTATTTCCGTGCACTCAATCGCCAGGCCGCCGCGTTCGCCCTGCTCGCCGACTTGAGCATGATGCTGCTGGGCGGCGAGCTGAAACGCCGCGAACGCCTGTCGGCACGCTTGGGCGATGTGCTGAGCCACATGTACCTGGCGTCGGCGGCGCTCAAGCGTTATTACGACCTGGATTCGCCCGACCATCTGGAACCGCTGTTTGCCTGGGCCATGGAAGAAAGCCTTGGCGAATCGGAACGCGCACTGGATGAACTGCTGAGCAACTTCCCGAACAAGGTGCTCGGCTGCCTGCTGCGGGTGATCGTGTTCCCGTTCGGCCGTCGCCACACCGGGCCGTCGGATGCACTGGATGCCCAAGTGGCTGCGGTGATCGGCCGCGCCAAAGGCGACCCGACCCTGGAAGAATTGCTGGCCGGCTGCTACCGCCCGCAATCGGCGGACGATCCGGTAGGCGCGCTGCAACAGGCTTACGATCTGCTCGGCGCCAGCCATCCGCTGCAGAAAAAACTCCACACCGCGCTGAAAAGCGGCCAGGTCAAACCGGCCGCCGGCGAGCATGCCATTGACGCCGCGCTGCACGCCGGCGTGCTGCAACCGGCCGAAGCGCAGGCCCTGCGTGACGCCGAAGCGGCGCGACGCAAGGTGATCGACGTGGATGATTTCAGCAAGGAAGAACTGAGCCAGGCAGAGGGCAAAACCCGCTGA
- a CDS encoding transglutaminase-like domain-containing protein — translation MERYLSPSRFIDSDHPAVVEFAEKNRGTHANLRDQAVSLYLAVREAVRYNPYTFSRDPGTLNASFALATRESYCVPKATLLAACARHCGIPARIGLADVRNHLSTPRLLALLKSDVFAMHGYTELYLDGGWVKATPAFNQQLCELFDVPPLEFDGVNDSVFHAFNRQGQRSMEYVLDHGQFADVPEEMFFAHIQKCYPHLFAEHMPSLLGDLQSDLSRG, via the coding sequence ATGGAAAGGTATCTGAGTCCCAGCCGCTTCATCGATAGTGACCACCCTGCGGTGGTGGAGTTCGCCGAAAAAAACCGCGGAACCCATGCGAATTTACGTGACCAGGCAGTCAGTCTCTATCTCGCCGTACGCGAGGCTGTGCGCTACAACCCCTACACCTTCAGCCGCGACCCCGGCACGTTGAACGCCAGCTTCGCCCTGGCTACCCGCGAGAGCTACTGTGTGCCCAAGGCCACCTTGCTCGCCGCCTGCGCCCGCCATTGCGGTATCCCCGCGCGCATCGGCCTGGCGGATGTGCGTAATCACCTGTCGACCCCGCGTCTGCTCGCGTTGCTCAAGAGTGATGTGTTCGCCATGCACGGTTACACCGAGCTGTACCTGGACGGTGGCTGGGTCAAGGCCACGCCTGCGTTCAATCAGCAATTGTGTGAGCTATTCGATGTGCCGCCGCTGGAATTCGATGGGGTTAACGACAGCGTGTTCCATGCGTTCAATCGTCAAGGCCAGCGTTCGATGGAGTACGTGCTGGACCATGGGCAATTTGCCGATGTGCCCGAAGAAATGTTCTTCGCCCATATTCAGAAATGTTACCCGCACCTGTTTGCCGAACACATGCCGAGCCTGCTGGGCGACTTGCAGAGCGATTTAAGCCGTGGGTGA
- a CDS encoding glutathione S-transferase family protein → MLKIWGRKNSSNVRKALWCAEELGLDYEAIDAGGAFGVVDTPQYRALNPNGRVPMIQDGDFALWESNTIVRYLCAKHASAFYPSDLQARANAEKWMDWTTSTLAEPFKIVFWGVLRTPAEKQDWHAIHAGRQACIDALQTVEQALAGQPYLSGDAFGMGDIPLGCFIYAWFEMPIERPAMPHLEAWYQRLQQRPAYRKAVMTVLT, encoded by the coding sequence ATGCTGAAGATCTGGGGTCGTAAAAATTCATCCAATGTCAGGAAAGCACTGTGGTGCGCCGAGGAGCTCGGCCTGGACTATGAGGCAATTGATGCGGGCGGGGCGTTTGGTGTGGTCGATACCCCGCAGTACCGGGCGCTGAACCCCAATGGCCGGGTGCCGATGATTCAGGACGGCGACTTTGCGTTGTGGGAGTCCAACACCATTGTGCGTTACCTCTGCGCCAAGCACGCGTCGGCGTTTTACCCAAGCGACCTGCAAGCCCGTGCCAATGCCGAAAAGTGGATGGACTGGACCACCTCGACCCTGGCCGAGCCCTTCAAGATCGTGTTCTGGGGGGTATTGCGTACCCCCGCAGAAAAACAGGACTGGCACGCCATCCACGCAGGACGCCAAGCCTGCATTGATGCGCTCCAGACGGTCGAGCAGGCCCTCGCCGGGCAGCCTTACCTGTCCGGCGACGCTTTCGGCATGGGGGACATCCCCTTGGGCTGTTTCATTTACGCCTGGTTCGAAATGCCCATCGAACGTCCTGCAATGCCCCATCTAGAGGCTTGGTACCAACGCCTGCAGCAGCGGCCGGCGTATCGCAAAGCGGTCATGACCGTGTTGACTTAA
- a CDS encoding ABC transporter ATP-binding protein, which yields MSSALSIRQLTKTYGNGFQALSGIDLDVAEGDFFALLGPNGAGKSTTIGILSTLVNKTSGTVNIFGHDLDKSPAALKRSIGVVPQEFNFNQFEKTFDIVVTQAGYYGIPMKVAKERAEQYLTQLGLWDKRDVPSRSLSGGMKRRLMIARALVHEPRLLILDEPTAGVDIELRRSMWTFLTELNEKGITIILTTHYLEEAEQLCRNIGIIDHGTIVENTSMRNLLGQLHVETFLLDLKNNLSVPPQLLGYPSRLVDSHTLEVQVDKAMGITALFTQLATQNIEVLSLRNKTNRLEELFVSLVEKNLTKVAV from the coding sequence ATGAGTTCCGCTCTGTCCATCCGGCAGCTAACCAAAACCTACGGCAACGGTTTCCAGGCCCTGAGTGGTATCGATCTGGACGTCGCCGAAGGTGACTTCTTCGCCTTGCTCGGCCCCAACGGCGCAGGTAAATCCACCACCATCGGTATCCTCTCGACCCTGGTGAACAAGACCAGCGGCACGGTGAATATTTTCGGTCATGACCTGGATAAATCCCCGGCGGCGCTCAAGCGCTCTATCGGCGTGGTGCCCCAGGAATTCAACTTCAACCAGTTCGAAAAGACCTTCGACATCGTCGTGACCCAGGCCGGTTACTACGGCATCCCGATGAAAGTCGCCAAGGAACGCGCCGAGCAATACCTGACCCAACTGGGCCTGTGGGACAAGCGCGATGTGCCTTCGCGCTCGCTGTCCGGTGGTATGAAACGCCGCTTGATGATCGCCCGCGCACTGGTGCACGAACCGCGCCTGCTGATCCTCGATGAGCCCACCGCCGGCGTGGACATCGAGCTGCGTCGCTCGATGTGGACCTTCCTCACCGAGCTGAACGAGAAGGGCATCACCATCATCCTCACCACCCATTACCTGGAAGAGGCTGAGCAGCTGTGCCGCAATATCGGCATCATCGACCACGGCACCATCGTCGAGAACACCAGCATGCGTAACCTGCTGGGCCAGTTGCATGTGGAAACCTTCCTGCTCGACCTGAAGAACAATCTGTCGGTGCCGCCGCAACTGCTCGGCTACCCGAGCCGCCTGGTGGACAGCCACACCCTGGAAGTCCAGGTCGACAAAGCCATGGGCATTACCGCGCTGTTCACGCAGTTGGCAACCCAGAACATCGAAGTGCTGAGCCTGCGTAACAAAACCAATCGCCTTGAGGAGTTGTTCGTGTCCCTGGTGGAGAAAAATCTGACGAAGGTGGCGGTATGA
- a CDS encoding ABC transporter permease encodes MSSELQPNLVALQTIVYREVKRFTRIWPQTLLPPAITMVLYFVIFGNLIGRQIGDMGGFTYMEYIVPGLIMMSVITNSYGNVVSSFFGSKFQRSIEELMVSPVSPHTILIGYTLGGVLRGLMVGVIVTLLSLFFTQLQVHHLGVTILVVVLTATIFSLLGFINAVFARNFDDISIIPTFVLTPLTYLGGVFYSITLLPPFWQTVSLANPVLHMVNAFRYGILGVSDIKISVAITFMIVATVVLYIGCARLLVSGRGMRT; translated from the coding sequence ATGAGTTCCGAACTGCAACCTAACCTCGTTGCGCTGCAAACCATCGTCTACCGCGAAGTGAAGCGCTTTACCCGGATCTGGCCGCAGACGTTGCTGCCGCCGGCGATCACCATGGTCCTGTATTTCGTGATCTTCGGTAACCTGATCGGTCGGCAGATCGGCGACATGGGTGGTTTCACCTACATGGAGTACATCGTGCCGGGCCTGATCATGATGTCAGTGATCACCAACTCCTACGGCAACGTGGTGTCGAGTTTCTTCGGCAGCAAGTTCCAGCGCTCCATCGAAGAATTGATGGTGTCGCCGGTGTCGCCGCACACCATTCTGATCGGCTACACCTTGGGTGGCGTGCTGCGCGGTTTGATGGTCGGGGTGATCGTGACGCTGTTGTCACTGTTCTTCACGCAGCTGCAAGTGCATCACCTCGGGGTGACGATTCTGGTGGTGGTGCTCACGGCGACGATCTTCTCGTTGCTGGGGTTTATCAACGCCGTGTTTGCACGCAACTTCGATGATATTTCGATCATCCCAACCTTCGTGCTGACGCCGCTGACCTACCTGGGCGGCGTGTTCTATTCCATCACCTTGCTGCCACCGTTCTGGCAGACCGTGTCACTGGCCAACCCGGTGCTGCACATGGTCAACGCCTTCCGCTACGGCATCCTGGGTGTGTCGGATATCAAGATCAGCGTGGCGATCACCTTCATGATCGTGGCCACCGTGGTGTTGTATATCGGTTGCGCGCGGTTGCTGGTGAGTGGGCGTGGGATGCGTACGTAA
- a CDS encoding TetR/AcrR family transcriptional regulator: MVIKEGLRPGGRSARVQESVHSAVRELLETHERTSVTVPMIAARAGVTPSTIYRRWGDLSVLLADVALARMRPDSEPANTGSLRGDLQAWAEQYLDEMSSAPGRNMMRDVQCSVTPGYCVSILSGQLQAIVDRYPDQAPPSVDRLINLLAAPTVFRILFSSAPLEVEQLHELIELALKS, encoded by the coding sequence ATGGTGATTAAAGAAGGCCTCCGCCCGGGAGGCCGTAGTGCCCGGGTACAAGAATCCGTTCATTCGGCAGTGCGCGAACTGCTGGAGACCCATGAACGCACGAGCGTGACCGTGCCGATGATAGCCGCGCGCGCAGGCGTCACCCCGTCGACCATCTACCGACGCTGGGGCGACCTGTCGGTGCTGCTCGCCGACGTGGCCCTGGCGCGCATGCGCCCCGACAGCGAACCGGCCAACACCGGCAGCCTGCGCGGTGACCTGCAAGCCTGGGCCGAGCAATATCTGGATGAAATGAGTTCGGCGCCGGGGCGCAACATGATGCGTGACGTGCAGTGCAGCGTGACGCCAGGATATTGCGTGAGCATCTTGAGTGGGCAGTTGCAGGCGATTGTCGACCGCTACCCGGACCAGGCGCCACCGAGCGTGGACCGTTTGATCAACCTGCTGGCGGCGCCGACGGTGTTTCGCATTCTGTTTTCAAGCGCACCGTTGGAAGTTGAACAACTGCACGAGCTGATCGAGCTGGCGCTGAAGTCATAA
- a CDS encoding MFS transporter has product MPNLTSHRSSLVFLAITLLTFLAASSAPTPLYPLYQEGLHFSAGMLTLIFGVYALSLLAALLTVGSLSDHLGRRPVIFAALVLNMLAMLLFINESSVAWLIAARTLQGFATGMATAVLGAALLDNDRQQGPLINSVAPMLGMACGAMGCSLLVEFAPFPTTLIYAVLFSLMLLQALYVVRLPETVSRIPGALASLWPTLHVPAQARRALWVALPVDVAVWAMGGFYLSLAPSLVRAATGSTSHLIGGGLVAVLTLSAALMIYSLRNRSADRLLRLGAVLLAVGVALILSAVHAGSLPLFFVATLIAGSGFGTGFLGAVRSVVPLALPHERAGLMSAFYVLSYLAFCVPSLLAGNLIRSVGLIATTDAYGALLIGLTLSALVALLMQDSSRRKATSSP; this is encoded by the coding sequence ATGCCCAACCTGACGTCTCATCGTTCCAGTCTGGTGTTCCTCGCGATCACCTTGCTCACATTCCTGGCCGCCTCCAGCGCGCCGACGCCGTTGTACCCTCTGTATCAGGAAGGCCTGCATTTCTCGGCAGGCATGCTCACGCTGATCTTTGGCGTGTACGCCTTGAGCCTGCTGGCGGCGCTGCTGACCGTGGGGTCGTTGTCGGACCATCTGGGGCGCAGGCCGGTGATTTTTGCCGCGCTGGTCCTGAACATGCTGGCGATGCTGCTATTTATCAATGAAAGCAGCGTGGCCTGGCTGATTGCCGCGCGTACATTGCAGGGCTTTGCCACCGGCATGGCCACGGCGGTGCTGGGGGCGGCGTTGCTCGATAACGATCGCCAGCAAGGGCCGCTGATCAACAGTGTGGCGCCGATGTTGGGGATGGCGTGCGGGGCGATGGGATGCAGCCTGCTGGTGGAGTTTGCACCGTTCCCGACCACCTTGATTTATGCGGTGCTGTTCAGCCTGATGCTGTTACAAGCCTTGTATGTAGTGCGCTTGCCGGAAACCGTCAGCCGGATACCGGGAGCGCTGGCCTCGCTGTGGCCCACCTTGCACGTGCCGGCCCAGGCTCGCCGCGCGTTATGGGTGGCGTTGCCGGTAGACGTCGCGGTATGGGCCATGGGAGGTTTTTATCTGTCCCTCGCGCCGTCGCTGGTGCGGGCGGCGACCGGCTCCACATCCCATCTGATCGGTGGCGGGTTGGTGGCCGTGCTGACATTGAGCGCAGCGCTGATGATCTACAGCCTGCGCAATCGCTCGGCCGACAGGCTCCTGCGCCTGGGGGCTGTATTGCTGGCGGTGGGTGTGGCGTTGATCCTGAGCGCTGTGCACGCCGGCAGCTTGCCGTTATTTTTTGTCGCCACGCTGATCGCCGGCAGTGGCTTCGGAACCGGGTTCCTTGGGGCTGTGCGCAGCGTCGTACCGCTGGCCTTGCCCCATGAGCGGGCGGGTTTGATGTCGGCGTTCTATGTGCTGAGTTACCTGGCGTTCTGCGTGCCATCACTGTTGGCGGGTAATCTGATCCGCAGCGTTGGTTTAATTGCCACTACGGATGCGTATGGGGCGCTGTTGATCGGGCTGACACTCAGTGCCTTGGTCGCGCTGCTCATGCAGGATTCTTCCAGGCGCAAGGCGACATCCAGCCCTTGA
- a CDS encoding cupin domain-containing protein has product MKIIRSKDFTGSRAWEALDIANMNGITTRLHWTDQPYRWHTNDGEEVFVVLDGRVNMYYRDHGLEQVAELAVGDIFYASVGTEHVAHPQGPARILVIESEGSV; this is encoded by the coding sequence ATGAAGATCATTCGCAGCAAGGACTTCACCGGCAGCCGTGCCTGGGAAGCATTGGATATTGCCAACATGAACGGCATCACCACCCGTTTGCACTGGACCGACCAGCCGTATCGCTGGCACACCAACGACGGTGAAGAAGTGTTTGTGGTGCTGGATGGGCGGGTAAACATGTACTACCGCGACCATGGGTTGGAGCAGGTGGCGGAGCTGGCGGTGGGGGATATTTTCTACGCCAGCGTCGGCACCGAGCACGTGGCTCATCCCCAGGGCCCTGCGCGAATTCTGGTGATAGAAAGCGAGGGCAGTGTTTAG